In Actinomyces radicidentis, one genomic interval encodes:
- a CDS encoding IS256 family transposase, with product MPATKSAVSTLIQEVLADPDLAHDDVFRRLLGAGLQDLIDAEAEAVIGASRYERTPERVTRRNGKRSKTVATTAGQVDLAIPKLRQGSFFPSLLNPRKRIDKALYAVVATAWVEGVSTRKVDDLVKALGCESGISKSSVSRICTDIDEAVGAFLNRPLDHTWFPYLFVDATYLDVRVGHRVVSQAVVVATGVSAAGRREILGMAVGDSESTDFWTSFLRSLRERGLKAPSPSDPTGVVMVTSDAHAGIRAAVKAILPGAAWQRCRVHFARNITSHLGSVRSKPVNALISTVFAQTTPEAVRATYHQVIDSLRASFPDVADMLTDAEADLTAFSVLPREHWVKVWSNNPIERLNREIKRRADVVQVFPNPDCVTRLIGAVLLDQHEEWQYGERRYLSQTSMQRLTHTLADTTQPITLTA from the coding sequence ATGCCCGCCACCAAGTCTGCCGTGTCCACGCTGATCCAGGAAGTGCTGGCCGATCCCGACCTGGCTCACGATGACGTCTTCCGCCGTCTGCTGGGCGCGGGACTGCAGGACCTCATTGACGCCGAGGCTGAGGCGGTCATCGGCGCCTCGCGCTACGAGCGCACCCCCGAGCGAGTCACCCGCCGCAACGGGAAGCGCTCCAAGACGGTTGCGACCACCGCCGGACAGGTGGACCTGGCCATCCCCAAGCTCCGCCAGGGCTCCTTCTTCCCCAGTCTGCTCAACCCCCGCAAGAGGATCGACAAGGCCCTGTACGCCGTGGTCGCCACCGCCTGGGTCGAGGGGGTCTCCACCCGCAAGGTCGACGACCTGGTCAAGGCCCTGGGATGCGAGTCGGGGATCTCCAAGTCGTCGGTGTCGCGGATCTGCACCGACATCGACGAGGCTGTCGGCGCGTTCCTGAACCGACCCCTGGACCACACGTGGTTCCCGTACCTGTTCGTGGACGCCACCTACCTGGACGTGAGAGTCGGGCATCGGGTCGTCTCCCAGGCCGTCGTGGTCGCCACCGGCGTCTCAGCCGCGGGGCGCCGCGAGATCCTGGGCATGGCGGTGGGTGACAGCGAGTCCACCGACTTCTGGACCAGCTTCCTGCGGTCCTTGCGCGAGCGCGGCCTGAAGGCCCCCTCGCCCTCCGACCCCACCGGGGTGGTCATGGTCACCAGCGACGCCCACGCCGGCATCCGCGCCGCCGTCAAGGCGATCCTGCCCGGAGCGGCCTGGCAGCGCTGCCGCGTCCACTTCGCCCGCAACATCACCTCCCACCTGGGGTCGGTGCGCTCCAAGCCCGTCAATGCCCTGATCTCCACCGTGTTCGCCCAGACCACCCCCGAGGCCGTGCGCGCCACCTACCACCAGGTCATCGACTCCCTGCGCGCCTCCTTCCCCGACGTCGCCGACATGCTCACCGACGCCGAGGCCGACCTGACCGCCTTCTCGGTCCTGCCCAGGGAGCACTGGGTCAAGGTGTGGTCCAACAACCCCATCGAGCGCCTCAACCGCGAGATCAAGCGCCGCGCCGACGTCGTCCAGGTCTTCCCCAACCCAGACTGCGTCACCCGCCTTATCGGCGCCGTCCTGCTCGACCAGCACGAGGAATGGCAGTACGGGGAACGCCGCTACCTGTCCCAGACCTCCATGCAACGACTCACCCACACCCTCGCCGACACCACCCAGCCCATCACCCTGACGGCCTGA
- a CDS encoding amino acid permease, whose product MATGDEHLQRNLTNRHIQLIAIGGAIGTGLFMGSGKTISLAGPGVLVVYAIIGGALFLVMRALGEVLLSDLRYKSFADVAHDLIGPWAGYMTGWTYYFCWLVTAVAEVVVITGYLRYWWPTLPLWIPPVVTVALLLSLNLTTVRAFGEIEFWFSIIKIVAILALVVVGVWMVATGFTAPNGAHASLANLWNDGGLFPHGFNGFAGAFQIAVFAFVGTELIGTTAAEAEDPEVTLPRAINAIPVRILLFYLGALAAIMCVTPWREVSADSSPFVAMFTLAGLGVAASVVNFVVTTAAASSANSGMYSTSRMLFGLAEAGQAPAVFARLSKRSVPAPALLLTCAALLTSIPLLYVSDSIMAAFTAVTTVASVLFILVWCVILVCYLRYRRLRPQLAARSAFRMPGGRAAAWACLAFFVFVTWTLTLADDTRAAVAWSPLWVLALGVSWWLHQRRAARAAA is encoded by the coding sequence GTGGCCACCGGCGACGAGCACCTCCAGCGCAACCTCACCAACCGGCACATCCAGCTCATCGCGATCGGGGGCGCGATCGGCACCGGCCTCTTCATGGGCTCCGGCAAGACGATCTCGCTCGCCGGTCCGGGCGTCCTCGTCGTCTACGCCATCATCGGCGGGGCGCTCTTCCTCGTCATGCGGGCGCTCGGCGAGGTCCTCCTGTCCGACCTGCGCTACAAGTCCTTCGCCGACGTCGCCCACGACCTCATCGGCCCCTGGGCCGGCTACATGACCGGCTGGACCTACTACTTCTGCTGGCTCGTCACCGCCGTCGCCGAGGTCGTCGTCATCACCGGCTACCTGCGCTACTGGTGGCCGACCCTCCCGCTGTGGATCCCGCCCGTCGTCACCGTGGCGCTGCTGCTGTCCCTCAACCTCACCACCGTGAGGGCCTTCGGGGAGATCGAGTTCTGGTTCTCCATCATCAAGATCGTCGCGATCCTGGCGCTCGTCGTCGTCGGCGTCTGGATGGTCGCCACCGGCTTCACCGCGCCCAACGGCGCCCACGCCTCCCTCGCCAACCTCTGGAACGACGGCGGGCTCTTCCCCCACGGGTTCAACGGCTTCGCCGGCGCCTTCCAGATCGCCGTCTTCGCCTTCGTCGGCACCGAGCTCATCGGGACGACCGCCGCCGAGGCCGAGGACCCCGAGGTGACGCTCCCGCGCGCCATCAACGCGATCCCCGTGCGCATCCTGCTCTTCTACCTGGGGGCCCTCGCCGCCATCATGTGCGTCACCCCGTGGCGCGAGGTCTCCGCGGACTCCTCGCCCTTCGTCGCCATGTTCACGCTCGCCGGGCTGGGCGTGGCCGCGAGCGTCGTCAACTTCGTCGTCACCACGGCCGCGGCCTCGAGCGCCAACTCCGGCATGTACTCGACCTCCCGGATGCTCTTCGGACTGGCCGAGGCCGGGCAGGCGCCGGCGGTCTTCGCGCGGCTGTCCAAGCGCTCCGTCCCGGCGCCGGCGCTCCTGCTCACCTGCGCGGCGCTGCTCACCTCGATCCCGCTGCTCTACGTGTCCGACTCGATCATGGCGGCCTTCACCGCCGTCACGACGGTGGCGAGCGTGCTCTTCATCCTCGTGTGGTGCGTCATCCTCGTGTGCTACCTGCGCTACCGGCGGCTGCGGCCGCAGCTGGCGGCGCGCAGCGCCTTCCGGATGCCGGGCGGGCGGGCGGCCGCGTGGGCGTGCCTGGCGTTCTTCGTCTTCGTCACCTGGACGCTGACGCTCGCGGACGACACCCGTGCGGCCGTGGCGTGGAGCCCCCTGTGGGTGCTGGCGCTCGGGGTCTCGTGGTGGCTGCACCAGAGGCGGGCGGCGCGGGCCGCGGCGTGA
- a CDS encoding DUF2079 domain-containing protein gives MSTSTAPSESGDPRATTTADTSGPDAAARASRDARRDRLTDLVPATTAVVVSALLLIAYSLGQWRSMYVPSWDLAIFSELAKDYAHLQAPVVPIKGVGFNLLGDHFHPILVLLGPVWALFPSPLSLLITQDLLLAVSAWPLTRVATRVVGRVPALALGLCYALSWGFQGAVAAQFHEIAFAVPMLAWSCAAFVERRWWASALWAAPLVLVKEDLGLTALMIGLAIAWRGRHEEAPVHEPTGRRLRDRAARLTPLQLGLGLAAFGLLMFLLTVLVILPLLSSTGTWQYGLGGNAGDGTATTASSDGPLSRLFSPEVKTATLAMIVCTAGLIGLGSPLIAAVLPTIAWRFLSSKEFYWDWKAWHYNAVLIPIALGALLDVLARLRARRAAPDDVDAPAGWLGAPVWARWLSVVGVAVPLVMTVLTAKDLPLASMKDEGWGATSSRAAAAQQVMDTIAEGATVETDLGLLAYLVPRAEVYWVGTAGVSPEYVVIDEQSSAWGGNPPMDAAQWISGQVTDGSTYTNVLTVDGYQVAKRNG, from the coding sequence ATGAGCACCAGCACCGCGCCGTCCGAGAGCGGCGACCCCCGGGCCACGACGACGGCCGACACCTCCGGACCCGACGCGGCCGCGCGCGCCTCCCGCGACGCCCGCCGGGACCGCCTCACCGACCTCGTCCCGGCGACCACCGCCGTCGTCGTGAGCGCGCTCCTGCTCATCGCCTACTCGCTGGGCCAGTGGCGCTCGATGTACGTGCCGAGCTGGGACCTGGCGATCTTCTCCGAGCTCGCGAAGGACTACGCGCACCTCCAGGCCCCGGTCGTCCCGATCAAGGGCGTCGGCTTCAACCTGCTGGGCGACCACTTCCACCCGATCCTCGTGCTGCTGGGCCCGGTCTGGGCGCTCTTCCCGAGCCCGCTGTCCCTGCTCATCACGCAGGACCTGCTCCTCGCCGTCTCCGCCTGGCCGCTCACCCGGGTCGCCACCCGCGTCGTGGGCCGGGTCCCGGCGCTGGCCCTGGGCCTGTGCTACGCGCTGTCCTGGGGCTTCCAGGGGGCGGTGGCGGCCCAGTTCCACGAGATCGCCTTCGCGGTGCCGATGCTGGCCTGGTCCTGCGCGGCCTTCGTGGAGCGCCGCTGGTGGGCGAGCGCGCTGTGGGCGGCGCCGCTCGTCCTCGTCAAGGAGGACCTGGGGCTCACGGCCCTCATGATCGGGCTGGCGATCGCCTGGCGCGGCCGCCACGAGGAGGCCCCGGTCCACGAGCCGACCGGCCGCCGGCTGCGCGACCGCGCCGCCCGCCTCACGCCGCTGCAGCTGGGGCTGGGTCTGGCGGCCTTCGGCCTCCTCATGTTCCTCCTCACGGTGCTCGTCATCCTGCCGCTGCTGTCCTCGACGGGGACCTGGCAGTACGGCCTGGGCGGCAACGCGGGCGACGGGACGGCGACGACGGCGTCCTCGGACGGTCCGCTCTCGCGCCTGTTCTCCCCGGAGGTCAAGACGGCGACCCTCGCGATGATCGTGTGCACGGCGGGGCTCATCGGCCTGGGGTCCCCGCTCATCGCGGCGGTCCTCCCGACGATCGCGTGGCGCTTCCTGTCCTCGAAGGAGTTCTACTGGGACTGGAAGGCGTGGCACTACAACGCGGTCCTCATCCCGATCGCGCTGGGCGCCCTGCTCGACGTCCTGGCGCGGCTCCGCGCCCGCCGCGCGGCACCGGACGACGTCGACGCGCCGGCGGGCTGGCTGGGGGCGCCGGTGTGGGCGCGGTGGCTGAGCGTCGTCGGCGTCGCGGTGCCGCTGGTGATGACGGTGTTGACGGCGAAGGACCTGCCGCTGGCCTCGATGAAGGACGAGGGCTGGGGCGCGACCTCCTCGCGCGCCGCGGCGGCGCAGCAGGTCATGGACACGATCGCGGAGGGCGCGACGGTGGAGACGGACCTCGGTCTGCTCGCCTACCTCGTGCCGCGCGCCGAGGTGTACTGGGTGGGGACCGCCGGGGTGAGCCCGGAGTACGTCGTCATCGACGAGCAGTCCTCGGCCTGGGGCGGGAACCCGCCGATGGATGCGGCGCAGTGGATCTCTGGCCAGGTGACCGACGGCTCCACCTACACGAACGTCCTCACGGTCGACGGCTACCAGGTGGCGAAGCGCAATGGCTGA
- a CDS encoding fluoride efflux transporter FluC: MAEAAEPAAPGAPTATPTPRPMPRWAELVTVGVGGALGTLTRAAASHAWPAPAGGLPVTTLAVNLIGALLLGLLLGHLALAGPDAGARKVARLGIGTGFMGGLTTYSTFMVESERLLTGGHAALGLAYLLGSILAGLLAASAGLTIAARAHGGGRA; this comes from the coding sequence ATGGCTGAGGCCGCCGAACCCGCTGCGCCCGGCGCCCCGACGGCGACGCCGACGCCCCGGCCGATGCCCCGCTGGGCGGAGCTCGTGACGGTCGGGGTCGGCGGCGCGCTCGGCACGCTGACCCGCGCGGCCGCCTCGCACGCCTGGCCGGCCCCTGCCGGCGGCCTCCCGGTGACGACGCTCGCCGTCAACCTCATCGGCGCCCTCCTCCTCGGGCTGCTCCTCGGGCACCTGGCCCTCGCCGGGCCCGACGCGGGCGCCCGCAAGGTCGCCCGCCTCGGCATCGGCACCGGCTTCATGGGCGGGCTCACCACCTACTCGACCTTCATGGTGGAGTCCGAGCGGCTCCTCACCGGCGGGCACGCGGCCCTGGGCCTCGCCTACCTGCTCGGCTCGATCCTGGCGGGCCTGCTCGCGGCGTCCGCCGGGCTGACGATCGCCGCCCGCGCCCACGGGGGTGGTCGCGCGTGA
- a CDS encoding fluoride efflux transporter FluC translates to MSPLTWVLLAVAGGLGAVTRFTVDARVSAAVTRLRAARSPRPGGPSGVEARWAGIPLGTIVVNVTACLLLGIVTGWTTAAAAPTAVASVLGTGFLGGYSTFSTASVESARLLLAPRGPATALHALGMAAASLVAAVLGLAIGGALG, encoded by the coding sequence GTGAGCCCGCTGACCTGGGTCCTGCTGGCCGTGGCGGGCGGCCTCGGCGCCGTCACCCGCTTCACCGTCGACGCCCGCGTGAGCGCGGCGGTCACGCGGCTTCGGGCCGCCCGCTCGCCGCGTCCGGGCGGCCCGAGCGGGGTGGAGGCGCGCTGGGCGGGGATCCCGTTGGGGACGATCGTCGTCAACGTGACGGCCTGCCTCCTCCTGGGGATCGTGACCGGCTGGACGACGGCGGCCGCGGCGCCGACGGCGGTGGCCTCGGTCCTGGGGACCGGATTCCTCGGCGGCTACTCGACCTTCTCGACGGCCTCGGTGGAGTCCGCACGCCTGCTGCTCGCGCCCCGCGGGCCGGCGACGGCGCTGCACGCGCTGGGCATGGCGGCGGCGAGCCTCGTGGCGGCGGTCCTCGGCCTGGCGATCGGCGGCGCGCTCGGCTGA
- a CDS encoding ROK family glucokinase — MALSIGVDVGGTKIAAGVVDDEGEVLETIRRDSPAKERQAIIDTIVSVTEELKGAFPEAATVGIGAAGFIDADRNTIAHGTNLDWTGLRLADVVSEKVGLPVVVENDANAFGWAEARFGAARGKQNALIVAIGTGLGGAIVVNGQLLRGAAGFGGEIGHINVVPDGRPCGCGQYGCLERYSAGTALGVNGWELAQYRPAYAARIIELSGGDPDRISGKAVTAAAREGDPAALQCYASLTHWLGVGLADMCAILDPEIIVIAGGLAEAGGILLEPTKKAFAEALTAGPHRPAIPIVLAEGGQEAGLVGAADLARRSA; from the coding sequence ATGGCACTGAGCATCGGCGTCGACGTCGGGGGCACGAAGATCGCGGCGGGCGTCGTCGACGACGAGGGCGAGGTCCTCGAGACGATCCGCAGGGACTCCCCCGCCAAGGAGCGCCAGGCGATCATCGACACGATCGTCTCCGTCACCGAGGAGCTCAAGGGCGCCTTCCCCGAGGCCGCGACCGTCGGGATCGGCGCCGCCGGCTTCATCGACGCCGACCGCAACACCATCGCCCACGGCACGAACCTCGACTGGACGGGTCTCAGGCTCGCCGACGTCGTCTCCGAGAAGGTCGGCCTTCCCGTCGTCGTCGAGAACGACGCCAACGCCTTCGGCTGGGCCGAGGCCCGCTTCGGCGCCGCCCGCGGCAAGCAGAACGCCCTCATCGTCGCCATCGGCACGGGCCTGGGCGGCGCGATCGTCGTCAACGGTCAGCTGCTTCGCGGCGCCGCCGGCTTCGGCGGGGAGATCGGGCACATCAACGTCGTCCCGGACGGCCGCCCGTGCGGCTGCGGCCAGTACGGCTGCCTCGAGCGCTACTCCGCCGGCACCGCCCTCGGCGTCAACGGCTGGGAGCTCGCCCAGTACCGGCCCGCCTACGCCGCCCGGATCATCGAGCTCTCCGGTGGGGACCCGGACCGCATCTCCGGCAAGGCCGTCACCGCCGCTGCCCGCGAGGGGGACCCGGCGGCCCTCCAGTGCTACGCGAGCCTCACGCACTGGCTAGGCGTGGGCCTCGCGGACATGTGCGCCATTCTCGACCCCGAGATCATCGTCATCGCCGGCGGCCTCGCCGAGGCGGGCGGCATCCTCCTCGAGCCGACCAAGAAGGCCTTCGCCGAGGCCCTCACCGCCGGCCCGCACCGCCCGGCGATCCCGATCGTCCTCGCCGAGGGCGGCCAGGAGGCTGGCCTCGTCGGCGCCGCCGACCTCGCCCGCCGGAGCGCCTGA
- a CDS encoding phosphoketolase, with protein MTETLTAARVDELVDALAHPTEDDTAAMDAWWRANNYLTVGQIYLKDNALLRRELLADDIKPRLLGHWGTSPGLSFIYTHASRLIRLTEQSMIYITGPGHGGPALVAASYLEDSYTEVYPRITEDADGVLRLFRQFSAPGGIPSHVSVTTPGSINEGGELGYALVHAFGSVMDNPDLIALAVVGDGEAETGPLEGSWKSISFINPARDGAVLPILHLNGAKIASPTVQARKDPEELRKLYEGHGYEVIEVGGDDPAVVGPQLDAALAYAWGRIKKIQIEARGEGVVTAERPHWPMIILRTPKGWTGPHEVDGTVVEGTWRAHQVPLSGVKENPEHLAILERWLRSYRPEELFDENGSLTELARRANPSGDLRMSANPVANGGGSYTPLDMPDWRDLALDLAPEDRGRVKKESTRYLGALMAELYRRNPTTFRLFCPDEADSNRLSAVFEQTDRAFMERLTDLDVNISPAGRVMEVLSEHNTHGWLEAYNLTGRHGLWASYEAFGMVSVSQTIQHAKWLEEGVHLDWRVPVPSLNILLSSTCWRNDHNGFSHQGPGVLSSILNMRAEIVRAYLPPDANCLLEIASYGFDTTDKVNLIVQDKQPQFQWLTKDEAYEHCKRGYGVWDWAGNEDLASGEEPDIVIACAGDVVTTEAIAAAQILRQQLPLLKVRVVNVVRLQTLARPKDHPSGMSDEDFAETFTNDKDVLFCFHGYPGSIHQLVHGRPDADRFHVRGFIEEGTTTTPFDMVVRNRVDRYHLVIDALNNAKKTVRGAADLKRWCEKQLARHEDYKVAHLEDMPEIRDWHFEV; from the coding sequence ATGACCGAGACCCTCACCGCGGCCCGGGTCGACGAGCTCGTCGACGCGCTGGCCCACCCCACCGAGGACGACACCGCGGCGATGGACGCCTGGTGGCGCGCCAACAACTACCTCACCGTCGGCCAGATCTACCTCAAGGACAACGCGCTCCTGCGCCGCGAGCTCCTCGCCGACGACATCAAGCCCCGCCTCCTCGGCCACTGGGGCACCAGCCCGGGCCTGTCCTTCATCTACACGCACGCCTCGCGCCTCATCCGCCTCACCGAGCAGTCGATGATCTACATCACCGGCCCCGGCCACGGCGGCCCCGCCCTCGTCGCGGCCTCCTACCTCGAGGACTCCTACACCGAGGTCTACCCGCGGATCACCGAGGACGCCGACGGAGTGCTGCGCCTCTTCCGCCAGTTCTCCGCCCCCGGCGGCATCCCCTCCCACGTCTCCGTGACGACCCCCGGCTCCATCAACGAGGGCGGCGAGCTCGGCTACGCCCTCGTCCACGCCTTCGGCTCCGTCATGGACAACCCCGACCTCATCGCGCTCGCGGTCGTCGGTGACGGCGAGGCCGAGACCGGCCCGCTCGAGGGCTCCTGGAAGAGCATCTCCTTCATCAACCCCGCCCGCGACGGCGCCGTCCTACCGATCCTCCACCTCAACGGCGCGAAGATCGCCAGCCCCACCGTCCAGGCCCGCAAGGACCCCGAGGAGCTGCGCAAGCTCTACGAGGGGCACGGGTACGAGGTCATCGAGGTCGGCGGCGACGACCCGGCCGTCGTCGGCCCGCAGCTCGACGCCGCCCTCGCCTACGCCTGGGGCCGTATCAAGAAGATCCAGATCGAGGCCCGCGGCGAGGGCGTCGTCACCGCCGAGCGCCCGCACTGGCCCATGATCATCCTGCGCACCCCCAAGGGCTGGACCGGCCCCCACGAGGTCGACGGCACCGTCGTCGAGGGCACGTGGCGCGCCCACCAGGTGCCCCTGTCCGGCGTCAAGGAGAACCCCGAGCACCTCGCCATCCTCGAGCGCTGGCTGCGCAGCTACCGACCCGAGGAGCTCTTCGACGAGAACGGGTCCCTCACAGAGCTGGCCCGCCGCGCCAACCCCAGCGGGGACCTGCGCATGAGCGCCAACCCGGTGGCCAACGGCGGCGGCTCCTACACCCCGCTCGACATGCCCGACTGGCGCGACCTCGCCCTCGACCTCGCCCCCGAGGACCGCGGACGCGTCAAGAAGGAGTCGACCCGCTACCTCGGCGCCCTCATGGCCGAGCTCTACCGCCGCAACCCCACGACCTTCCGCCTCTTCTGCCCCGACGAGGCCGACTCGAACCGCCTCTCCGCCGTCTTCGAGCAGACGGACCGCGCCTTCATGGAGCGGCTCACGGACCTCGACGTCAACATCTCGCCCGCCGGACGCGTCATGGAGGTGCTCTCCGAGCACAACACCCACGGCTGGCTCGAGGCCTACAACCTCACCGGCCGCCACGGCCTGTGGGCCTCCTACGAGGCCTTCGGCATGGTCTCCGTCTCGCAGACCATCCAGCACGCCAAGTGGCTCGAGGAGGGCGTCCACCTCGACTGGCGCGTCCCCGTGCCCTCGCTCAACATCCTGCTGAGCTCGACCTGCTGGCGCAACGACCACAACGGCTTCTCCCACCAGGGGCCCGGCGTGCTCTCCTCGATCCTCAACATGAGGGCCGAGATCGTGCGCGCCTACCTGCCGCCGGACGCCAACTGCCTCCTGGAGATCGCCTCCTACGGCTTCGACACGACCGACAAGGTCAACCTCATCGTCCAGGACAAGCAGCCGCAGTTCCAGTGGCTCACCAAGGACGAGGCCTACGAGCACTGCAAGCGCGGCTACGGCGTCTGGGACTGGGCCGGCAACGAGGACCTCGCCTCCGGCGAGGAGCCGGACATCGTCATCGCCTGCGCCGGCGACGTCGTCACCACCGAGGCCATCGCCGCCGCGCAGATCCTGCGCCAGCAGCTCCCGCTGCTCAAGGTCCGCGTCGTCAACGTGGTGCGCCTCCAGACCCTCGCCCGCCCGAAGGACCACCCCTCAGGCATGAGCGACGAGGACTTCGCGGAGACCTTCACGAACGACAAGGACGTGCTGTTCTGCTTCCACGGCTACCCGGGCTCGATCCACCAGCTCGTCCACGGCCGCCCGGACGCCGACCGCTTCCACGTGCGCGGCTTCATCGAGGAGGGCACGACCACGACGCCCTTCGACATGGTCGTGCGCAACCGCGTGGACCGCTACCACCTGGTCATCGACGCGCTCAACAACGCGAAGAAGACGGTGCGCGGCGCGGCCGACCTCAAGCGCTGGTGCGAGAAGCAGCTCGCTCGCCATGAGGACTACAAGGTCGCCCACCTCGAGGACATGCCCGAGATCCGCGACTGGCACTTCGAGGTCTGA
- a CDS encoding AI-2E family transporter, translating into MAHTPHVEPATPARTTDPQNDPVREGERVPVEVDRTQGETTALVVAALVVGCVGLYFVKSLFAPAFFALTLVITVRPLVTWLARHHVHRVVGAVIAILLIYAFVVGMFVALGIAVAQLVETLPQYASKFESLWDQGISLLGRFGVDASSLQTQLENAVSTDKIVSVAQTLFSQVTSLGSILSILALTVIFLMFDMSKIEVRAEALTRLKPGIATAMSGFATSVRSYWLVSTVFGLIVAVLDVIALGLLGVPMAVTWGVLSFITNYIPNIGFFVGLVPPTLLALVDSGPLTALWVVVAYCVLNFVIQSLIQPKFTGDAVGLNTTTTFLSLLFWSQVVGGLGTILAVPLTLFVKALLIDSDPRSRWVGIFLSAGDSPVRRPDELDEETLDEADIDGDGVGEDDPDDDVDPVEPGAAVADRRED; encoded by the coding sequence ATGGCCCACACTCCCCACGTCGAACCGGCGACCCCAGCCCGGACCACCGACCCCCAGAACGACCCCGTCCGCGAGGGGGAACGCGTCCCCGTCGAGGTCGACCGCACGCAGGGCGAGACGACGGCCCTCGTCGTCGCCGCCCTCGTCGTCGGCTGCGTCGGCCTCTACTTCGTCAAGAGCCTCTTCGCGCCCGCCTTCTTCGCCCTCACCCTCGTCATCACCGTCAGGCCGCTCGTCACGTGGCTGGCCCGGCACCACGTCCACAGGGTCGTCGGTGCCGTCATCGCGATCCTGCTCATCTACGCCTTCGTCGTCGGCATGTTCGTCGCCCTCGGCATCGCCGTCGCCCAGCTCGTTGAGACCCTGCCGCAGTACGCGTCGAAGTTCGAGTCCCTGTGGGACCAGGGCATCAGCCTGCTCGGCCGCTTCGGCGTCGACGCGAGCTCGCTGCAGACCCAGCTCGAGAACGCGGTGAGCACCGACAAGATCGTGTCGGTCGCCCAGACCCTCTTCAGCCAGGTGACGAGCCTCGGCTCGATCCTCTCGATCCTCGCCCTGACCGTCATCTTCCTCATGTTCGACATGTCGAAGATCGAGGTGCGCGCCGAGGCCCTCACCCGCCTCAAGCCCGGGATCGCCACGGCGATGTCCGGCTTCGCGACCTCCGTGCGCTCCTACTGGCTCGTCTCGACGGTCTTCGGCCTCATCGTCGCCGTCCTCGACGTCATCGCCCTCGGGCTGCTCGGCGTCCCCATGGCCGTGACCTGGGGCGTGCTGTCCTTCATCACGAACTACATCCCCAACATCGGCTTCTTCGTGGGCCTCGTCCCGCCGACGCTCCTGGCGCTCGTGGACTCCGGCCCGCTCACCGCCCTGTGGGTCGTCGTGGCCTACTGCGTCCTCAACTTCGTCATCCAGAGCCTCATCCAGCCGAAGTTCACCGGTGACGCCGTCGGGCTCAACACGACGACGACCTTCCTCTCCCTGCTCTTCTGGTCGCAGGTGGTCGGCGGGCTCGGCACCATCCTCGCCGTCCCGCTCACCCTCTTCGTCAAGGCGCTCCTCATCGACTCCGACCCGCGCTCGCGCTGGGTGGGGATCTTCCTGTCCGCCGGGGACTCGCCCGTGCGCAGGCCCGACGAGCTCGACGAGGAGACCCTCGACGAGGCGGACATCGACGGTGACGGCGTCGGGGAGGACGACCCAGACGACGACGTCGACCCGGTGGAGCCCGGTGCGGCGGTCGCCGACCGCCGCGAGGACTGA
- a CDS encoding ABC transporter permease: MPLLEFGLGLALLLAVTLSIQRWAGLRLGWAPLVAALRAVVQLSVIAVLLHGVLAVPWTVALFVLLMLTTASATSGGRVRELHDGRRAAATGIVVGSAVTVALIFSLRLIPFDARYLVSVGGIIIGNSMSGATLAGRMFLRTVRDRAAEVEGWMALGATPVAAHAEVSREAVRETLLPGIDQTGATGLVTLPGAFVGALFGGASPVEAAKFQLVVLLGIMLTQTITALVVVRAASASTTIPAPRVEPPRAAPSPARAGGATAVGASEDATTDATTTATRAVAVTGTSAGDASHTERTVSSTDS, translated from the coding sequence ATGCCCCTCCTCGAGTTCGGACTCGGCCTCGCGCTCCTCCTCGCCGTCACCCTCAGCATCCAGCGGTGGGCGGGCCTGCGGCTCGGCTGGGCACCGCTCGTCGCCGCCCTGCGCGCCGTCGTCCAGCTCTCCGTCATCGCCGTGCTCCTGCACGGCGTCCTCGCCGTGCCCTGGACCGTCGCCCTGTTCGTCCTCCTCATGCTGACGACGGCGTCGGCGACCTCCGGCGGGCGCGTCCGCGAGCTCCACGACGGGCGGCGCGCCGCCGCCACCGGCATCGTCGTCGGCTCCGCCGTGACCGTCGCGCTCATCTTCTCGCTGCGCCTCATCCCCTTCGACGCCCGCTACCTCGTCTCCGTCGGCGGCATCATCATCGGCAACTCCATGAGTGGCGCGACGCTGGCCGGCCGCATGTTCCTGCGGACCGTGCGCGACCGGGCCGCCGAGGTCGAGGGCTGGATGGCGCTCGGAGCGACGCCGGTCGCCGCCCACGCCGAGGTCTCCCGCGAGGCCGTGCGCGAGACCCTCCTGCCCGGCATCGACCAGACCGGCGCGACCGGTCTCGTCACCCTGCCAGGCGCCTTCGTCGGCGCCCTGTTCGGCGGGGCGAGCCCGGTGGAGGCCGCGAAGTTCCAGCTGGTCGTCCTCCTCGGGATCATGCTCACCCAGACGATCACGGCCCTCGTCGTCGTGAGGGCCGCCTCGGCGTCGACGACGATCCCCGCGCCGCGGGTCGAGCCGCCGCGCGCCGCGCCCTCCCCAGCCCGTGCGGGCGGCGCCACCGCCGTCGGCGCGAGCGAGGACGCGACGACTGACGCGACAACGACCGCGACGAGAGCCGTGGCCGTGACCGGGACGAGCGCTGGCGACGCGTCCCACACGGAGCGGACCGTGTCCTCGACGGACAGCTGA